One Halosegnis longus DNA window includes the following coding sequences:
- a CDS encoding oligosaccharyl transferase, archaeosortase A system-associated, translated as MSDSAESREQSVFDRLREVYHIPLLALAVLFAAWVRTRGWRQYVTDDGVLFASNDPWYHYRAVQYTVEHWPFTIGFDPWTGYPEGVAVGQFGTLFDQLIATAALVIGLGSPSEQTVQMVHLFAPVVFGALALLPIYVLARGLSDRTGGLVSVLFLSLASGAFLQRGLVGSSDHHIAEVLFFAVAAATIAATLRVAMAEKPIFELLAQREFDAMRRPLVWGGLSGLALAVYVWTWPPAVFFVGLLGIFFALAAALYQVRGVSPDHVLFVGVIMGVVFALLTLVTIDVFTIDAVKLSLLQPLLGVGLAAGCGFLAAFARLWDDRELDARLYPLGVLGVGVVGLGAFALVLPETFDYFVGQVSRIFGYTATQESRTVQEAQPIPLAEVGSRFYQSFGLGFYVALVGAVVALYRLATDDEPRSDLLLVLVLFGGMFLAAITQQRFGYYLAVPVAALTGYAAAFTFGIVDVRERIAAMEQPTAYQVMAVLTVLLVVAAPLAVGTISQQTQAGTQRYNAVDVAQGSANPGEVTRWTGTLDWMNENTPAIGAYGDGTPSDLEYLGTYDRTDDYQYADGEYGTLAWWDYGHWITVLGERIPNANPFQQNAGYAADVLLAPDEETATGMLDNGNGEQTRYVMVDYQLGMPGTRKYSAPTAFTDYDVNATELQQYIYTSSSIDQVIEQQDNSLARTLTLLSSQRAYESLRVRLYQGHGSRMSPVNDDGSVTVYDWDLNRGIPVASQGNLTRRFANMSAAQEFVDEDGTAQIGGVPGTPTETVEALEQFRLVHASSESSARDPRRAAVKTFERVPGAEVTVEGPADTTVTAQVQMNMTARERQRPTVVDGQLQYTGTGQPETFVYEQQVTTDADGEATFRLPYSTTGYEEYGVDAGYTNVSVRAAGPYQFTTPVETDEQTLVTDRYNATADVTEGQVLGEEDGATITLERTVIDRPEGAQESNTTEMMAPTPELAP; from the coding sequence GTCACCGACGACGGCGTCCTGTTTGCCAGCAACGACCCGTGGTACCATTATCGCGCCGTTCAGTACACCGTCGAACACTGGCCGTTTACCATCGGCTTCGACCCGTGGACCGGCTACCCCGAAGGCGTCGCAGTCGGCCAGTTCGGCACGCTGTTCGACCAGCTCATCGCGACGGCCGCACTCGTCATCGGCCTCGGCAGCCCGAGCGAACAGACCGTCCAGATGGTCCACCTGTTCGCGCCGGTCGTCTTCGGTGCCCTCGCACTCCTCCCAATCTACGTGCTCGCGCGCGGTCTCTCCGACCGCACCGGCGGGCTCGTCTCCGTGCTCTTCCTGTCGCTCGCCTCGGGGGCGTTCCTCCAGCGCGGACTCGTCGGTAGCTCCGACCACCACATCGCCGAGGTGCTCTTCTTCGCCGTCGCCGCTGCGACCATCGCCGCGACGCTTCGGGTCGCTATGGCGGAGAAACCGATCTTCGAACTGCTCGCCCAGCGTGAGTTCGACGCCATGCGTCGCCCGCTCGTCTGGGGTGGGCTCTCCGGGCTCGCGCTCGCGGTGTACGTCTGGACGTGGCCGCCGGCCGTCTTCTTCGTCGGCCTGCTCGGCATCTTCTTCGCGCTCGCCGCCGCGCTGTATCAGGTCCGCGGCGTCAGCCCCGACCACGTGCTCTTCGTCGGTGTGATCATGGGCGTCGTCTTCGCGCTCCTCACGCTGGTCACCATCGACGTGTTCACCATCGACGCGGTGAAGCTCTCGCTGCTCCAGCCGCTGCTCGGTGTCGGACTTGCCGCCGGCTGTGGCTTCCTCGCGGCGTTCGCCCGCCTGTGGGACGACCGCGAGCTCGACGCCCGACTCTACCCGCTGGGTGTGCTCGGCGTCGGCGTCGTCGGGCTCGGTGCGTTCGCACTCGTCCTTCCCGAGACGTTCGACTACTTCGTCGGGCAGGTGTCGCGCATCTTCGGCTACACCGCGACCCAGGAGTCCCGGACCGTGCAGGAGGCACAGCCGATTCCGCTCGCCGAGGTCGGCTCGCGGTTCTATCAGAGCTTCGGGCTGGGATTCTACGTCGCCCTCGTCGGAGCGGTCGTCGCCCTCTACCGGCTCGCGACCGACGACGAGCCGCGCAGCGACCTGCTGCTCGTGCTCGTGCTCTTCGGCGGGATGTTCCTCGCCGCGATCACCCAACAGCGGTTCGGCTACTACCTCGCGGTGCCGGTCGCCGCGCTGACCGGCTACGCGGCCGCGTTCACGTTCGGCATCGTCGACGTGCGCGAGCGAATCGCCGCCATGGAGCAGCCGACCGCCTACCAGGTGATGGCGGTGTTGACCGTCCTGCTCGTCGTCGCCGCTCCGCTTGCCGTCGGCACCATCTCCCAGCAGACGCAGGCAGGGACCCAACGCTACAACGCGGTCGATGTCGCGCAGGGGTCCGCGAACCCCGGTGAGGTGACCCGGTGGACGGGGACGCTCGACTGGATGAACGAGAACACGCCCGCAATCGGTGCCTACGGCGACGGGACGCCGAGCGACCTCGAGTATCTCGGCACCTACGACCGCACCGACGACTACCAGTACGCCGACGGCGAGTACGGCACCCTCGCGTGGTGGGACTACGGCCACTGGATTACGGTCCTCGGCGAGCGGATTCCGAACGCGAACCCGTTCCAGCAGAACGCCGGCTACGCGGCCGACGTGCTGCTCGCGCCCGACGAGGAGACCGCGACCGGCATGCTCGACAACGGCAACGGCGAGCAGACCCGATACGTCATGGTCGACTACCAGCTCGGGATGCCCGGCACGCGCAAGTACAGCGCCCCGACCGCGTTCACCGACTACGACGTGAACGCGACGGAACTCCAGCAGTACATCTACACGTCCTCCTCCATCGACCAGGTCATCGAACAGCAGGACAACAGCCTCGCGCGGACGCTCACGCTGTTGAGCTCACAGCGCGCCTACGAGAGTCTCCGCGTCCGCCTGTATCAGGGCCACGGGAGCCGCATGTCGCCGGTCAACGACGACGGCAGCGTCACCGTCTACGACTGGGACCTGAATCGCGGCATTCCGGTCGCCTCGCAAGGAAACCTCACTCGCCGGTTCGCCAACATGAGCGCCGCACAGGAGTTCGTCGATGAGGACGGCACCGCACAGATCGGCGGCGTGCCGGGCACGCCGACCGAGACCGTCGAGGCGCTCGAACAGTTCCGGCTCGTCCACGCGAGCAGTGAATCGTCCGCGCGTGACCCGCGCCGCGCCGCGGTCAAGACGTTCGAGCGCGTTCCGGGTGCCGAGGTGACCGTCGAGGGGCCGGCCGACACGACCGTCACCGCACAGGTCCAGATGAACATGACCGCCCGCGAGCGCCAGCGGCCGACGGTCGTCGACGGACAACTCCAGTACACTGGGACCGGCCAGCCCGAGACGTTCGTCTACGAACAGCAGGTGACGACGGACGCCGACGGTGAGGCGACGTTCCGGCTCCCGTACTCGACGACCGGCTACGAGGAGTACGGCGTCGATGCCGGCTACACGAACGTCAGTGTTCGCGCCGCCGGTCCCTACCAGTTCACGACGCCGGTCGAGACGGACGAGCAGACGCTCGTCACCGACCGCTACAACGCGACGGCCGACGTGACCGAAGGCCAGGTGCTCGGCGAGGAGGACGGCGCCACGATTACGCTCGAACGGACGGTCATCGACCGCCCCGAGGGCGCACAGGAGTCGAACACGACCGAGATGATGGCTCCGACGCCTGAACTCGCGCCGTAA